The following proteins are encoded in a genomic region of Oncorhynchus masou masou isolate Uvic2021 chromosome 32, UVic_Omas_1.1, whole genome shotgun sequence:
- the LOC135525859 gene encoding iron-sulfur cluster assembly 2 homolog, mitochondrial-like has protein sequence MLGVGFLATVLRKMSFLGRGAMLSATKTRAWTLARASAPLVTNVGQPILLRCSQRSQPLYTDFSRLSSTSAGEEPAESSPVEEKVYLSASCVKRLGEIMDKGEYLRIQVEGGGCSGFQYKFIVDSTRNEDDRVFEQGGVRIIVDQDSLEFVKGSTLDYTHELIRSSFQMLKNPQADHGCSCGTSFSVKL, from the exons ATGTTGGGGGTAGGCTTTCTAGCTACAGTGTTACGGAAGATGTCATTCCTAGGTCGAGGAGCTATGTTGAGTGCGACAAAGACAAGAGCATGGACCCTTGCTAG gGCCTCTGCTCCCCTTGTCACCAATGTGGGCCAACCAATATTACTGAGATGTTCCCAAAGGTCACAACCCCTCTACACCGATTTCTCTCGATTAAGCAGCACATCAGCCGGAGAGGAACCAGCAGAGTCCAGTCCAGTTGAAGAGAAAGTATACCTCAGTGCATCATGTGTTAAG AGGTTAGGAGAGATCATGGATAAGGGAGAGTACCTGAGAATacaggtggaagggggaggctGCTCTGGGTTCCAGTACAAGTTTATCGTTGACAGTACTAGGAACGAGGATGACAG GGTGTTTGAGCAGGGAGGGGTAAGGATCATTGTGGACCAAGATAGCCTGGAGTTTGTGAAAGGCTCGACACTGGACTATACTCATGAGCTGATCCGCTCCTCCTTCCAGATGCTGAAGAACCCCCAGGCAGACCACGGCTGCTCCTGTGGAACCTCCTTCTCAGTCAAGTTATGA